The Cyanobacteria bacterium GSL.Bin1 DNA window GTTTTGATTAACTTTCTGCTTGCAGCTGTTCAGAAACCACTAATTGATGCAGGTAAACTTTACGCTGAAGGTTTTAATGGCACAGATGGTTGCGGTGGTGTATTTTTTGTTTCTGGGGCGGGTAATTATGTATCGGCATCAGTCTCTATTGCCTTTGCGATACATTTTCTGAACAACGAAAAAAACATTCCTTTATGGATCCGTATTACGGTATTTTTAGCAGCATTTTGGCAAATCCTATTTTCTGACTCCAAACAGATTGTTTTAGCATACTTCATTGCTTGGTTACTTTTGATTTTCCTTGATTCCAAAGATGTCGAAAAAACTTTTGGTTTATTAATAGGGCTGATTGTTGTTAGCTTAGTGTTTTTCTGGTGTGTGCAAAATCTAGAGGCATTTAAGGCATATACCTCTTGGGCAAGACCAGAATTATATCAAGCAGATGGGGAAGCTTGGTACGCTAAATTCTATTCTATTCGAGATATCATTTCTGACTTTAAATCCCCTTTAAATTGGTTGTTTGGTTTAGGACCAGGACATACAGTTAGTCGTTTAGGAGCATGGTTTCTCCAAGATTATAAATCTATACTTGCACCTTTAGGATCGACAACAACTAATATTGGTCCAGAATCTATGGCATTTATAAAAAGTTTTTGGCTAACATCAGGTTCTAGTTTGTTTAGTCCGGTTTTTAGTTGGGCTGGACTCTGGGGAGATTTAGGATTTATAGGTTTAGGAACATATTTATTTTTAGCATATCTAATTTGGCAAAATTATGCCTTCAATAACTCCTTAAAGATAGCCTTACTCTGTATTTTTGTTTTAGGTTTTATTTTCACTCAAATCGAAGAACCAGGTTATATGCTTTCTATCTCTTTAATGTTAGGACTAGCATGGCAAGAACGAAGACTAAAAAGTAGACAAGTGAGATAATCTACAGATAAAAGGGATATGAAAAATCAAAGAAGACTGCTTGGGATCGATCTTTGTCGGGGTTTAGCAGCATTTGCAGTAATTTTAGTTCATTCTGGAGATCGTTCTTGGGGGATTCCTATAAGTGATTCGGCAATTCAATTGCGGCATTCATTCTATTTTGCGGTCCCCTTCTTTTTGGCAACATCGCTCTATTTTACTACTCAGAAAAATCTTTCAAATTTTACTTTGTCTTTTTGGCAAAAAAGACTTAAGCGAATAATAGTTCCCTATTTACTATGGAGTGTTTTTTATTTGATATCTAAATCAATAGTATTTTGGTTTAGCAACGATAACTCCCAAATCTCAAAATTATTTTCAGATCCCTTATCAATTATTTTTTTTGGTGGTGCTTCTTATCACTTATATTTTTTACCTCTTTTGCTTTCGGGTACTTTATGGCTATACTTAGCTAGAGATATCAAGAAAGTTTCAATACTTTCAATAATTTCATGGTTAATATTTAGTATCCTTATTTATAAAATATTATTCCTTACTGATAATACTTTCGAGATGGATTCTTATATCGCTTTCTCCGATATTATACATTTAATTCCCTCCGGAAACTGGTTTTATCCAATCTGCAGAATAATTTTAGTTTACTTGGCTTGGAGCTTAAGATGTTTGCCCTACTTTCTAGGAGCAATATTAATCAATCGATTGCTTGAAAATCATCAAAATAAGTGGCTCTATTCAAAACAAATAATATTTTTATTGGCGCTTATTTTTTCTTTTATGAATACTATCGGAAAAAAAATTACAATTATTCCATTAATCATTAATAATTTAGTAATCGCCTATTGTCTCTTGCTTTTAGGTTTATTTTGTTCTAAGTATATTAAAAATAACATCCTAATTCGTAACGTAGGATTATGTTCTTTCGGGATCTATTTGATTCATCCATTTGTAAAAAGTGCTGTGGAAATTATTTTGATTCAATTCTTACCTCAACTGACAAATAGCGTTTCTATTGCTTCTATGCTTGTATATTCTATCTCAACTTTTTTAATAAGCTGGATTTTTATTTTTATTTTAAGTAAACATAAATTGTTTTCAAAATTAATATAGAATATAGTAAAAAAATAATAATCCCAATCTCTTGTTTAGTTATTTTACTCTTTCGGTACTGTATATTTTACTCTTCACAAACTATTGGAATTTATTCTAATCTCAATGGATGTGACTATGTAGTTGTACCAAATTAATCCATAGAAAAAAATAAAAATCTACTGTAACACATTCCTGTTGCACAAAATTCTGATAACAATCCCCAACTGAGGAATTTTTACATTAAAGATGCTTAAGCAACAATTACGACGTAAATTGAAATACACATTTAAAAAAAATTTGGAACAGCCAAAACGTTTTTTTGTGTTTTTGCTTGCTAGATTTCAATTTATACGTGTCCTGTATTCTAGATTTTTATTGAGATCTGCAGACGTTGAGGTCTCCTCAATTTCTCGTTCAATGTTCAATGACTTAAACGTCAAAGAGATTGTAGAAACTCTTCAAAATGATGGTATTTATGCAGGTATCGTACTACCGAACCATATCTTGGCCAACATACTCAACTATACGAACTCTTATAATTGCTTTGCTGGAGGAAGAACACACTTGGGTTTTAAAATCTCTAACAAAGACCAGTTTAAAGAGATTTTTGATCAACCTTTTTATACAGCTAGATATTTCAACGTCAGCATAGATTGCCCTTCAGTTCTTGAACTAGCTAACGACCCTGTAATACGAGAAATAGCTAGCAACTATATAGGCTTACCAGCAAAATATACAGGAGCTAGTCTCTTCTGGACTTTTCCTACTCAAGTTACTACATTTGATCATGAGCAGCAATATTTCAGTCACTTCCACTATGATTTAGATGATTTTGCTAGTGTAAGGTTCTGCTTTTATCTTAGTCATGTCACTGTCAAAAGTGGAGCACATGTATGTATCCGTGGTAGTCACAGAAAAAAATCTCTCCTTCATGTGCTCAATTATTTTAGCCGAACACAATCAGAGCAAAAACTTGCAGAATTTTACGGTCTTGAACAGTTTATTACGTTAATAGGAGAAGCAGGTTTTGGATTTATTGAAGATACATTTTGTTTTCATAGGGGAACTGTTCCAGAAACTGAACCTAGACTTTTTTTACAACTCCATTTTGCAGCTAATCGTTATAGTTCTGTTGAATATCATGAATATCGAGCTCCAAATTTAATTAGGTCTTTCTCTTCATAAAAGTAAGGAAAATCGTAAAGGTGGGTTCATCAGCAGAAAAAGAAGTGGGAATGAGGCTGTAAATCGGTTCGGCTTGCCCTGGTAAGACCCGTTCATTGAGTAATGAGCGATTCATCATTAGCGCGATCGCGCACCTGACTTCCACCTGATTCACCATACCACAATCAGGACAGTTTTCCGGGCGCGTCATTTGGTAAGGATGTTGCTGAATCAAAGTATGATTTTAATGTTCAACAATTAATTCGCCATCAGCTTGTAACTCATTGAGACGACGGTATAAACCGCCTCCAGAGAGGAGTTCTTCATGGGTACCCAATTCAGCAATTTTGCCTTGGTCTAAAACCACGATTTGATCGGCTTCGCGGACGGTACTCAAGCGGTGAGCAATAATGATTAAAGTGCGCGTTCCCAGCAGCGATCGCATCGCCATTTGAATGGATCGTTCCGATTCATAATCCAAGCTGGAGGTGGCTTCGTCAAACACCAACACATCCGGATCAACCACTAACGCTCGGGCAATGCCTAAGCGCTGGCGCTGTCCGCCCGAGAGACGAACCCCTCGTTCCCCCACCACCGTAAAGTAACCATGGGGTAACTCCGGTAAAAATTCATCGACACGGGCGGTTTTACAGGCAGCTTCTACCTCGGAAAAACTGGCTTGGGGATTTCCATAGGTTAAATTATCGAGCAAGGTGCCATTAAAGATATCCACCTCTTGATGCACGATCGCGAGTCGTCTGCGATATCGTGCCACATCTAGGTCTCGCAAGTCAATGCCATCAATGGTAATTGACCCCTCGTTGGGTTCAAAGTAACGGAATAGCAGCTTGGCGAGGGTACTTTTTCCTGATCCAGATCGTCCTACTAAAGCAACCGTTTGATAGGGTTCGATTTGGAAGTGAATATCTTGTAGCACTGGGCGTTGGGGATCATAGCCAAAGCTGACATGATTAAACGCCACTTTACCAGTAAATTGGTATGGGTTGTCTGCCGGTAATTCTAAGTCAAGTCTCGCTGCTTCGGGACTGGATGGGATTTGTGCGAACTCGTGGAAGCGTAGCATGGAAACGTAGCGGCGGGCAAACATCTCTGCTAAGTTGCTAATTGGGGTTAATTCCGCATACGCCATACTGGCGACCGTGTAGGTGGTGACAAAGTGTCCGAGAGAAATATTCCCTTGCAACGTGGGAATTAAGGTGAGCACTAAAACCCCAAATAAGCTACTTTGCACCACCGTGCGCTGTTTGGTACTGAGACGGACATAGCTGCGATGAATGCGATAGAGGACCACTTGTAATTCGCGCTGGAGACGTTGCCGTTGCCGTTCCATTTCCTGTCCTTCGGTGGCAAAGGCTTTGACGGTTTTGATATTGGTAATAATTTCCGAAGTCCGACTGTCGGTATTCTCCATATAGTTTTCTAGTACTGCTTCCCGTTTCACAATTTTTTGTAAATCACGGATGCTGTAAAGGAGAATTCCGAGAAAAGAGATGGCAAACACGATCGCGATCCGCCATTCAATTAACGCAATGGCGACAAAAATCCCTGCCACTCGCGCCAACTTGGGAATCAATTGTCCGGCAATATCCGGATAGGTCCAGGTATGATTTGCTAAGCCTCGCGTCACCCGTCGCGCAATGCGACCCGGATTGTTTTCATCGTAAAATTCTAGGGGGAGAGAGAGAATTTTGGCAAAGATATTTCGCGCATTTTGTTGCCGTGCCCGGAGTGGAATCGCCCATTGAAACCACTCTGATAGCCAAGGTTGCAGCGGCGATCGCGCTACGGTTACCATAAAAATCATCCCTAGCAAAAGCGCTAAGGATAAAGTCGGCGTTGCACTCAGGTTAAACAATTGCGCCGTTGCGTTGGTTAAGCCTTGAATGCCCCCATCTAAAGGCTGATTGGCGAGAACGTTCAGAATTTGCCCGATCGCGTAAGGAACGACCAAATCGAGGATTTCAAAGGCGCTGGCGGCACCAATGCTGAGTAGGGATATCCCCCAAAACGAACGATAGTATTTAACGATATCCCGTAAGGAAGCCATAAAAGGGTTTGAATCTAAACTAAGTCGAAGGGTTTTCCACCGTTTTGTTAGCGAGGACTTGGGTCGCATCCGGTGCGTCTACATACACATAAAGGTTAGGAATCATTTTTCCTTTCCGTTCAAATTCAATCAATCTCGTTTCCCGAATGTCATAGTCTTCTTGCAGTTTACCGAGAGAATTGTAGAGATGACGAGTCGCTTCTGCTTCCGTTTCTCCATCATGATAGAGATGACCATAGTTGGGTTCAACGACAACTAAATTGGTACGCGGAACCGGTTTGAAAAAATATTCTTGGCTCTCATCTTCCACAGAACTCGGTAAATTGAAGCCAATGATGGTTGCTGTTACCAGCGCGATCGCGATAAACAAGAAATGACTGTAGCGTTGTAAACGTTGTAACATGATTCCCCTGGACACAATTTAAGATTATTTTTAGCTATCTGTTAACCAATGTTAAGTTTGGTAAATTGATTTGTAATGTGTCTCTGGGTAGAGGTGCTTAACCCTTGTATCATTCTCCTCCACTGCAATCAATGCGTGGGCAACCTTAACCAATTTGATAGATCCCTTGCTTTACACAATCTTTGCTCTCCTTCCGATTTTGTCCATCTTGGTGCTGCTGGTAATTGCGAAACAGCCAGCCCGGATTGCCATGCCGATTGTTTATGGCATTACCTTAATCAGTGCCGGTGTCATCTGGAAAGTGAGTCCGTCTGTACTGGCAGCCACCTCTCTCCGGGGCATTGTCATCAGTTTAGAAATTCTTTATATCCTGTTTGGGGCAATGTTGCTACTGCAGATTTTGCGACAAGCGGGCGCCTTAAACACCATTCGCAATAGTTTATTAAATATCTCCCCCGATCGCCGACTGCAAGTGGTGATTGTCGCTTGGTTATTTGGTTCTTTTATTGAAGGGGCTGCCGGTTTTGGGACACCGGCTGTGATTTGTGTACCGTTACTCGTCGCGATCGGCTTTCCGCCCTTGGCTGCGGTGATGGTTGCCCTCGTCATTCAGAGTACACCCTCCACCTTTGGGGCAGTGGGAACACCGATTTTAGTCGGCATTCGCAATGGTTTAGGCAACTCAGATCTAGTCACGAGTTATCTCACAACCGCTGGTTTATCGACCCCTGAATTCATCAATGCGGTCACTGTGAAAGCCGCTTTTATTCATGCTTGCCTAGGTTTATTCATCCCCTTAATTCTGGTTTTAATTTTGACGCTTCTGTTCAGTGAAAAACCGGACTGGCGTTCTGCTGTTTCGGAATGGAAGTTCCTCCTTTTTTCCGGTGCAGCTTTTGTGATTCCTTACTTTTTAACGGCACGACTGATCGGTCCTGAATTTCCCGCCTTAGTTGGCGGTATGGTGGGCTTATTTTTAGTGATTAGTGCAACCCGCCAAGGCTGGTTTCCCATTCAACGGTCTTGGCAATTTCCCCCTCGTAGTGAGTGGCCAGAAAGTTGGATTAGTCAAGAGTATCAAGGAGAAGCGAGAACGGTAAAGTCAGTGTCCCCTGGGTTAGCGTGGCTACCCTATGGCTTAGTTGCAGGATTACTACTTCTCTCACGGCTACAGTTTCTGCCGTTGAAGAACGTTTTATTGAGTGTTGATCTGCGCTGGGAACAAGTCTTAGGAACCCATATCGACATTAGTTCAACCCCACTTTATCTCCCGCCCACAATTTTTATTATCGTGGTGGCAATTAGTATTTTCATATTTCGTTTATCCGCTAAAGCCTGCCAAAAAGCCTTCTTTCAAGCCGGACAACAATTATTATCAGCCGTGATCCCCTTAATGGCTGCGGTGGCAATGGCACAGGTTTTTATTGGTACCGGTAGCAATCAACTCGATTTAGCCAGTATGCCGGTTTACCTTGCCGATCAAGCAGCAGCGATTTTCACCCAAACCTGGTCTTGGTTAGCCTCTACAATTGGTTTAATTGGGGCGTTTATTTCTGGTAGTGTCACGCTCAGCAA harbors:
- a CDS encoding ATP-binding cassette domain-containing protein encodes the protein MASLRDIVKYYRSFWGISLLSIGAASAFEILDLVVPYAIGQILNVLANQPLDGGIQGLTNATAQLFNLSATPTLSLALLLGMIFMVTVARSPLQPWLSEWFQWAIPLRARQQNARNIFAKILSLPLEFYDENNPGRIARRVTRGLANHTWTYPDIAGQLIPKLARVAGIFVAIALIEWRIAIVFAISFLGILLYSIRDLQKIVKREAVLENYMENTDSRTSEIITNIKTVKAFATEGQEMERQRQRLQRELQVVLYRIHRSYVRLSTKQRTVVQSSLFGVLVLTLIPTLQGNISLGHFVTTYTVASMAYAELTPISNLAEMFARRYVSMLRFHEFAQIPSSPEAARLDLELPADNPYQFTGKVAFNHVSFGYDPQRPVLQDIHFQIEPYQTVALVGRSGSGKSTLAKLLFRYFEPNEGSITIDGIDLRDLDVARYRRRLAIVHQEVDIFNGTLLDNLTYGNPQASFSEVEAACKTARVDEFLPELPHGYFTVVGERGVRLSGGQRQRLGIARALVVDPDVLVFDEATSSLDYESERSIQMAMRSLLGTRTLIIIAHRLSTVREADQIVVLDQGKIAELGTHEELLSGGGLYRRLNELQADGELIVEH
- a CDS encoding acyltransferase family protein; its protein translation is MKNQRRLLGIDLCRGLAAFAVILVHSGDRSWGIPISDSAIQLRHSFYFAVPFFLATSLYFTTQKNLSNFTLSFWQKRLKRIIVPYLLWSVFYLISKSIVFWFSNDNSQISKLFSDPLSIIFFGGASYHLYFLPLLLSGTLWLYLARDIKKVSILSIISWLIFSILIYKILFLTDNTFEMDSYIAFSDIIHLIPSGNWFYPICRIILVYLAWSLRCLPYFLGAILINRLLENHQNKWLYSKQIIFLLALIFSFMNTIGKKITIIPLIINNLVIAYCLLLLGLFCSKYIKNNILIRNVGLCSFGIYLIHPFVKSAVEIILIQFLPQLTNSVSIASMLVYSISTFLISWIFIFILSKHKLFSKLI
- a CDS encoding L-lactate permease, yielding MLYTIFALLPILSILVLLVIAKQPARIAMPIVYGITLISAGVIWKVSPSVLAATSLRGIVISLEILYILFGAMLLLQILRQAGALNTIRNSLLNISPDRRLQVVIVAWLFGSFIEGAAGFGTPAVICVPLLVAIGFPPLAAVMVALVIQSTPSTFGAVGTPILVGIRNGLGNSDLVTSYLTTAGLSTPEFINAVTVKAAFIHACLGLFIPLILVLILTLLFSEKPDWRSAVSEWKFLLFSGAAFVIPYFLTARLIGPEFPALVGGMVGLFLVISATRQGWFPIQRSWQFPPRSEWPESWISQEYQGEARTVKSVSPGLAWLPYGLVAGLLLLSRLQFLPLKNVLLSVDLRWEQVLGTHIDISSTPLYLPPTIFIIVVAISIFIFRLSAKACQKAFFQAGQQLLSAVIPLMAAVAMAQVFIGTGSNQLDLASMPVYLADQAAAIFTQTWSWLASTIGLIGAFISGSVTLSNLMFSLFQFGVAEQTRLPADVILALQTVGASAGNMICVANVVAAAATVAMIGREGVLIRRLLLPTAYYAIGAAFIGYFLL